The Spirochaetaceae bacterium DNA segment CACCGTAACTTTAGTTAATTATTTAAAAAATAACAACTTATTAGAAAAAGCCGAAGGAGTGGCTTACATTGCTACTTTGGTAGACAACGCTCCGTCATCGGCTTATTTAAAGCAATATGCCGAAATTATCGCCGAACTGGCCTTAAGGCGGCGGCTAATTAACATTGCCGGTAAAATTGATAGCAGCGCCCGCGATGAAGGCAAAAAAATTGATGAAATCCTTGAAGATATTGACAAAGCTTTATATGGCCTTAACCGTAAATTAAACGATTATAAACCTTCGTCAGAGCTTGTTAAGGCCACCATCAACACCTTAGAAGAACGCAAAAACAGTAAAGCTTTGTACACCGGTATCCCCAGCCGTTTTACCCGCTTAGATGACATGTTAAGCGGCCTGCAAAATGCCGAAATGATTGTGATTGGAGCGCGCCCAAGTATGGGCAAGACGGCTTTTGCTCTGTCTATCCTCGATAACATTGTAACCCGGCAAAACGATGAAGTTATCGCCGCCGGCTTTTTTAGCCTCGAGATGAACGGCGAGCTGCTGGTGCAGCGGCTTATTGCCTCACGCGCCCGTATCGATGGCAACCGTCTTAAACGGCCTAACCTGCTCTCCACCAAAGACTGGGCGGCGATGGACGATACCGCCTCGTTACTTTACGAAGCTCCCATTTTCTTTGAGGATACACCCAATATCTCCCTTAACAATCTACGCAGCCAAGCCCGGCGTATGAAAGCTAAAGAGAATATTAAAATACTTTTTATCGATTATTTAGGACTTATCACCGTTGAAGAACGTACTTTGCCGCGCCATGAGCAAATGTCGCTGGTAAGCCGCAGCATTAAAGGACTGGCGCGCGAGCTTAATATCCCCATTGTCGTAATGGCACAGCTTAGGCGCGATGCCGAAGGTAATGAGCCCGGCTTGGCCGATATTCGCGACTCGGGCAGTATCGAACAAGATGCCGATGTGGTAATGTTTTTACATCGTCAACGTCCTAAAGGTGATGAAGAAAGTTCATCTGAAGAACTGTTGGAGACACAGCTGATTGTGGCTAAAAACCGTAATGGCCCGGTAGGCACAATTAGGTTGGCCTTTACACCGCGTTTTGTGCGTTTTGACAACCTAGAAAGAGATTAACTATGCTTAGCTTTAACGAGGCCAATAAATTATTGGTTAAAGCCGGCTTAGCCTTACCGCAGGAAACGGTGCAAAAACTTATTTTACACGCCGAAGAGGTAGAAAAGTACGGGCAGCTATTAGGTTTAACCAAAGCCAGCGGCCGCGAGTTATGGCTAAAGCACACTATAGATAGTCTATTAGCCTTAAATTTTATCGACGGTTTAAACCCACAAACTATCTTAGATGTAGGCAGCGGAGCCGGCTTTCCGGGCTTACCATTGGCCATAACCCGCCCAAACATACAATTTACTCTAGCCGAACGCAAGCAAAAAAGGTTAAGTTTTTTGCAGGGAACTATCGCTTTACTCAATATTGCAAATACAAAATTAATAGATGATATTTACAATTTTAACGGAAAAGTTGATGTCATTACCTTTAGAGCCTTTAGCCCTATCACTTTAAAGTTGGTAGATAGCCTTAAACCTTATTGTAAGCAGTTAGTAGCCTATACTGGCCGCTTAACTACCGCCGGCGAGCAGGCCCAAAGCCTTCACAAGGCCGGCTTTACAGCTAACACCGTTCCTTTAATTACCACGAATGAAGAACGAACTTTATTGTGGGTAAACTTTTAAAGAAAAAAGGTACTTAACGTACCTTTTATTTTTCCATTAACCTCTTAATGGTAGCTAAAGTTTGCACCTCTAAGCTTGGCTTATTTTTACCATTACGCAGAGGTTTAAACATACGCCTTTGTTTGTAACTTTCATCTTTCCTGCGGTGTTTAGACATAATAATTCCCCTTTAAACCAGCCAACTGTCGGATTCGAACCGACCACCCACGGATTACAAATCCGTAGCTCTACCAAATGAGCTAAGTTGGCTTGTCTTTTTAAGCATATTAAGCTATTATCGG contains these protein-coding regions:
- a CDS encoding replicative DNA helicase, whose amino-acid sequence is TVTLVNYLKNNNLLEKAEGVAYIATLVDNAPSSAYLKQYAEIIAELALRRRLINIAGKIDSSARDEGKKIDEILEDIDKALYGLNRKLNDYKPSSELVKATINTLEERKNSKALYTGIPSRFTRLDDMLSGLQNAEMIVIGARPSMGKTAFALSILDNIVTRQNDEVIAAGFFSLEMNGELLVQRLIASRARIDGNRLKRPNLLSTKDWAAMDDTASLLYEAPIFFEDTPNISLNNLRSQARRMKAKENIKILFIDYLGLITVEERTLPRHEQMSLVSRSIKGLARELNIPIVVMAQLRRDAEGNEPGLADIRDSGSIEQDADVVMFLHRQRPKGDEESSSEELLETQLIVAKNRNGPVGTIRLAFTPRFVRFDNLERD
- the rsmG gene encoding 16S rRNA (guanine(527)-N(7))-methyltransferase RsmG, with the protein product MLSFNEANKLLVKAGLALPQETVQKLILHAEEVEKYGQLLGLTKASGRELWLKHTIDSLLALNFIDGLNPQTILDVGSGAGFPGLPLAITRPNIQFTLAERKQKRLSFLQGTIALLNIANTKLIDDIYNFNGKVDVITFRAFSPITLKLVDSLKPYCKQLVAYTGRLTTAGEQAQSLHKAGFTANTVPLITTNEERTLLWVNF